Proteins encoded together in one bacterium window:
- a CDS encoding diacylglycerol kinase family lipid kinase: MLRFLVNPTSGGGRAKRHLGALRRKAAELGADLHVTCSGPDLTAQARRAATDGVERLIVAGGDGSMHLAVQGLAGTNCALAVIPCGRGDDLACSLGVPYRFVEALDLALHGEPRPIDLGRVGELRFVLYGGAGFDSACSVTADGQPRWWPHKLTYVVAVLRTVVGYRPPRARVEWQGGEYHDEIMFATACNAPRFGGGMYIAPDAEMDDGQFDLVIVRSMSKLRLLLQVFPRVFKGAHVGHPAVEIRRTPWARISFDREMWLACDGELVDRVHREPLELSIERGALKVIGIRSPDAVT; this comes from the coding sequence GTGCTCCGGTTCTTGGTGAATCCGACCTCCGGCGGAGGCCGGGCGAAGAGACATCTGGGCGCGCTGCGGCGCAAGGCCGCCGAGCTGGGGGCTGATCTACACGTGACTTGCAGCGGCCCGGACTTGACCGCCCAAGCGCGTCGCGCCGCGACCGACGGCGTCGAGAGGCTGATCGTGGCCGGTGGCGACGGCTCGATGCACCTGGCGGTGCAAGGACTTGCCGGAACCAACTGCGCTCTCGCCGTCATCCCCTGCGGCCGGGGCGACGATCTCGCCTGCTCCCTCGGAGTGCCGTACCGGTTCGTCGAGGCCCTCGATCTCGCGCTTCACGGCGAGCCGCGGCCGATCGACCTGGGGCGGGTCGGTGAGCTCAGGTTCGTTCTCTACGGCGGCGCCGGTTTCGACAGCGCCTGCTCGGTGACCGCCGACGGCCAGCCGCGGTGGTGGCCGCACAAGCTCACCTATGTCGTCGCGGTCTTGCGAACCGTGGTCGGTTACCGGCCGCCGAGAGCCCGCGTCGAGTGGCAGGGTGGCGAGTACCACGACGAGATCATGTTCGCGACTGCCTGCAACGCGCCCCGTTTCGGCGGCGGGATGTATATCGCGCCGGATGCGGAGATGGACGACGGCCAGTTCGACCTGGTGATTGTCCGCTCGATGTCCAAGCTCAGGCTTCTGCTCCAGGTGTTCCCTCGAGTCTTCAAGGGAGCTCACGTCGGTCACCCGGCGGTCGAGATTCGCCGCACGCCGTGGGCGCGAATCTCGTTTGACCGGGAAATGTGGCTCGCTTGTGACGGCGAGCTTGTCGATCGAGTTCATCGAGAGCCGCTCGAGCTTTCCATCGAGCGCGGAGCTTTGAAGGTGATCGGCATAAGATCCCCCGATGCGGTTACCTGA